From one Geoalkalibacter halelectricus genomic stretch:
- a CDS encoding complex I subunit 4 family protein, with protein MTDMTSIPWLTILVFLPLVGALLCLLSWHSAALCRWLALATSWGVFTLTAGLFAAFRQGGAGWLLYEDHAWIAPLGIRYTLGLDGISLLLVLLTGFLMVVAVLVSWRVTRFSAAYFALLLGMEAGILGVFLALDLVLFYLFWELMLIPMLFLIGIWGHAGRAPAAVKFFLFTLAGSLLMLIAIIGLHLVHVEAGGAPSFALEALRGTALPARVEPWLYAAFLLAFALKVPLLPLHTWLPDAHTEAPTAGSVILAGLLLKTGVYGLLRFGLPLFPNAAAASLPWLAVPALVGIFYAAWIAYVQTDAKRLVAYASVAHMGFVVLGLAAWNQTALEGSILQLLSHGITTAALFALVGMIDERAHTRRLDELGGLWGRVPRLGFFFLLFCLAALGLPGLNNFVGEIMILIGAFQTRPWWGAAAFVGVVFAAAYMLRLVQAVLWGPPRRRDFWPDLDVREGVVLVALALAALWIGLYPAPLLQPLQAPVADLLGQVPLGPGPGGVP; from the coding sequence ATGACCGATATGACCTCCATCCCCTGGTTGACGATTCTGGTTTTTCTGCCTTTGGTGGGGGCCCTGTTGTGCCTGCTTTCCTGGCACAGCGCGGCCTTGTGCCGCTGGCTGGCCCTGGCGACCAGTTGGGGGGTGTTCACCCTGACGGCGGGGCTGTTTGCCGCCTTTCGCCAGGGCGGCGCCGGGTGGCTGCTGTACGAGGATCACGCCTGGATCGCGCCTCTGGGTATCCGCTACACCCTGGGCCTGGACGGCATTTCCCTGCTGCTGGTGCTGTTGACCGGGTTTCTCATGGTGGTGGCGGTCCTGGTTTCCTGGCGCGTCACGCGGTTCAGTGCGGCCTATTTCGCCCTGTTGCTCGGCATGGAGGCGGGCATCCTCGGCGTGTTTCTCGCCCTGGACCTGGTGCTGTTCTACTTGTTCTGGGAGCTGATGCTCATTCCCATGCTGTTTCTCATCGGCATCTGGGGCCATGCGGGGCGCGCGCCTGCCGCCGTCAAGTTCTTTCTCTTCACCCTGGCCGGCAGCCTGCTCATGCTGATCGCCATCATCGGCCTGCATCTGGTGCATGTCGAAGCGGGCGGCGCGCCGAGCTTCGCCCTGGAGGCCCTGCGCGGCACGGCGCTTCCGGCGCGGGTCGAGCCCTGGCTCTACGCGGCCTTCCTGCTCGCCTTCGCCCTCAAGGTGCCGCTATTGCCCCTGCACACCTGGCTGCCCGACGCCCACACCGAAGCGCCCACCGCCGGCTCGGTGATTCTGGCCGGGCTGCTGCTCAAGACCGGCGTCTACGGCCTGCTGCGTTTCGGCCTGCCCCTGTTTCCCAACGCCGCGGCGGCCAGCCTGCCGTGGCTGGCCGTGCCGGCCCTGGTGGGGATTTTCTATGCCGCCTGGATCGCCTACGTGCAGACCGATGCCAAGCGGCTGGTGGCTTACGCGTCGGTGGCGCACATGGGTTTTGTCGTCCTCGGGTTGGCGGCCTGGAATCAGACCGCGCTGGAAGGCAGCATCCTGCAGTTGCTCAGCCACGGCATCACCACCGCGGCCCTGTTCGCCCTGGTGGGCATGATCGATGAACGCGCCCATACCCGCCGCCTCGACGAACTGGGCGGACTCTGGGGTCGGGTGCCGCGCCTGGGCTTTTTCTTCCTGCTGTTTTGCCTGGCCGCCCTGGGACTCCCGGGGCTCAATAATTTCGTCGGCGAGATTATGATTCTCATCGGCGCTTTTCAGACGCGCCCCTGGTGGGGAGCGGCGGCCTTCGTCGGGGTGGTGTTCGCCGCCGCCTATATGCTGCGCTTGGTCCAGGCAGTGCTCTGGGGACCGCCGCGCCGCCGCGATTTCTGGCCCGATCTCGATGTGCGCGAAGGGGTGGTGCTCGTCGCCTTGGCGCTGGCCGCCCTTTGGATCGGGCTCTATCCCGCGCCCCTGCTGCAACCCCTACAAGCGCCGGTGGCGGATCTGCTCGGGCAGGTGCCCCTTGGCCCCGGGCCGGGAGGGGTGCCATGA
- the nuoH gene encoding NADH-quinone oxidoreductase subunit NuoH, with protein sequence MTEGLITLALILAKLLLILGVLLSAAAYLVLMERKLLGRMQMRYGPNRAGPGGMFQPLADVIKLITKEDFIPPQGDRAIFFLAPGLAALTALLAFAVVPFAPPVNLFGRELPMVVCDLNIGVLYFLGLSSLAVYGVALGGWASNSKYALLGGIRSLAQLLSYELAMGLALIPVVLMARSFSLTDIVLAQQGLPFALLNPLAFVVFMISTAAECKRLPFDLPEAENELVAGFHTEYSGLRFGLFFVGEYINLIILGSMVTVFFLGGWHGPFLPPIVWFMLKVLAVAFFFIWTRATLPRLRYDQLMHFGWKVLIPLSLLNVLVTGAVLLWLKG encoded by the coding sequence ATGACTGAGGGACTGATCACTCTGGCGCTGATTCTGGCCAAACTTCTTCTCATCCTCGGCGTGCTGCTCAGCGCCGCCGCCTACCTGGTGCTCATGGAGCGCAAGCTGCTCGGGCGCATGCAGATGCGCTACGGGCCCAACCGGGCCGGTCCCGGCGGCATGTTTCAGCCCCTGGCCGATGTCATCAAGCTGATCACCAAGGAAGATTTCATTCCCCCCCAGGGCGACCGGGCGATTTTCTTTCTGGCGCCGGGGCTGGCGGCCCTGACCGCCCTGCTGGCCTTCGCCGTGGTGCCCTTTGCCCCGCCCGTCAACCTGTTCGGGCGCGAGCTGCCCATGGTGGTGTGCGATCTCAACATCGGCGTGCTTTATTTTCTCGGCCTTAGCTCCCTGGCGGTCTACGGCGTGGCCCTGGGCGGCTGGGCCTCCAACTCCAAATACGCCCTGCTCGGCGGCATCCGCAGTCTCGCCCAACTGCTCAGCTACGAGTTGGCCATGGGACTGGCGCTGATTCCCGTGGTTCTCATGGCGCGCTCCTTTTCCCTGACCGACATCGTGCTGGCCCAGCAAGGTCTGCCCTTCGCCCTGCTCAATCCCCTGGCTTTTGTCGTTTTCATGATCAGCACGGCAGCCGAGTGCAAACGCCTTCCCTTTGATCTGCCCGAAGCCGAGAACGAGCTGGTGGCGGGCTTTCACACCGAATATTCCGGCCTGCGCTTCGGGCTGTTTTTCGTCGGCGAGTACATCAACCTGATCATCCTCGGCTCCATGGTCACGGTGTTTTTCCTCGGCGGCTGGCACGGCCCCTTCTTGCCGCCGATTGTCTGGTTCATGCTCAAGGTGCTGGCGGTGGCGTTTTTCTTCATCTGGACGCGCGCCACCCTGCCGCGCCTGCGCTATGATCAACTCATGCACTTCGGCTGGAAGGTCCTGATTCCGCTGTCACTGCTCAATGTGTTGGTGACGGGGGCGGTGTTGTTGTGGTTGAAAGGATGA
- the nuoI gene encoding NADH-quinone oxidoreductase subunit NuoI, with protein sequence MTLFRDIKGTVQPFWITLRTMLRKPVTVQYPEEQRPPAERARARMILTRDPDGGERCVACHLCSAACPVDCISMQAAEAPDGRRYAAWFRINFARCIFCGLCAEACPTLAIQMSPEFAFCKDDPLDLVYEKQDLLVDHGGKNRDYNFYRHAGIGVVNPRGGNDDEYGPVDVKSNLP encoded by the coding sequence ATGACTCTTTTCCGCGACATCAAAGGAACCGTCCAGCCCTTCTGGATCACCCTGCGCACCATGCTGCGCAAGCCGGTGACCGTGCAGTACCCCGAGGAGCAACGCCCGCCGGCGGAGCGGGCCCGGGCGCGCATGATTCTGACTCGCGATCCCGACGGGGGCGAGCGCTGCGTGGCCTGCCACCTGTGCAGCGCCGCCTGTCCCGTCGACTGCATTTCCATGCAGGCCGCCGAGGCGCCCGACGGCCGTCGCTATGCCGCCTGGTTCCGCATTAACTTCGCCCGCTGCATCTTTTGCGGTCTGTGCGCCGAGGCCTGTCCGACCCTGGCCATCCAGATGTCGCCCGAATTCGCCTTCTGCAAGGACGATCCCCTGGATCTGGTCTATGAAAAACAGGATCTGCTCGTCGACCACGGCGGCAAGAACCGGGACTACAACTTCTACCGTCACGCCGGCATCGGGGTGGTCAATCCGCGCGGCGGCAACGACGATGAATACGGACCGGTGGATGTGAAATCCAATCTGCCGTGA
- the nuoL gene encoding NADH-quinone oxidoreductase subunit L produces MDVLLFLIPALPLAGALVNGLLGGLLPRALRAGIAVGAVAASCVLTLVLWPLAAGTGTRATLFTWLDSGSLQVPVEILFDPLSASMTLMVTAVSTLIHLYAAGYMEEEVDTARFFTLLNLFVFAMLLIVLADNLLLLFLGWEGVGLCSYALIGFWYAKTQNAAAGRKAFLVTRVGDVFLGIALLWLFSLFGTLSISSINAQAPLLDSGTLLLLTLLLLGGACGKSAQLPLMTWLPDAMAGPTPVSALIHAATMVTAGVYLLCRLFPLISLSPTGLACIALVGALTALYAASCALVQTDIKRVLAFSTMSQVGFMMLAVGVGSVSAALFHLLTHAFFKALLFLAAGCVIHLAAGENDLTRLGGMRKESPFLFWMFLIGVLCLAGAPLTGGFFSKDGILLADFARATPFYWTTWALSSLTALLTSIYAFRLLYLVFLGEPRDRRTKSPYLPDTMRWTLPPLALAGLLGGLLNLPPLFGGTERLTMFLGDLAGATLHVGLAVEWFLLLLATALFALGWALVHLRLRYELRSPSGRFGDFLLRAWRVDDLVARLVVRPFQWVGEVLWLWGDRRLIDGAVEGTGRLCLAGGELLRRWTTGRLSTYLYSLAGGAAAILIYLLIRAW; encoded by the coding sequence ATGGACGTTTTGCTGTTTCTGATACCGGCGCTGCCCCTCGCCGGGGCCCTGGTCAACGGCCTGCTCGGCGGGCTGCTGCCGCGCGCCCTGCGCGCCGGCATCGCGGTGGGGGCGGTGGCGGCAAGCTGTGTCCTGACCCTGGTGCTCTGGCCCCTGGCGGCGGGCACCGGCACCCGCGCGACCCTGTTTACCTGGCTTGACAGCGGCAGCTTGCAGGTGCCAGTGGAGATTCTCTTTGATCCCCTCTCGGCCTCCATGACCCTGATGGTGACGGCGGTGTCTACCCTGATCCATCTCTACGCCGCGGGATACATGGAGGAAGAGGTCGACACGGCACGCTTTTTCACCCTGCTCAATCTGTTTGTCTTCGCCATGCTCCTCATCGTGCTGGCGGACAATCTGCTGCTGCTGTTTCTCGGCTGGGAGGGCGTGGGGCTGTGTTCCTACGCGCTCATCGGCTTCTGGTACGCCAAGACGCAAAACGCCGCCGCCGGACGCAAGGCCTTTCTCGTCACGCGGGTCGGCGATGTTTTTCTGGGCATCGCCCTGCTGTGGTTGTTCTCCTTGTTCGGCACCCTGAGCATCAGCTCCATCAACGCCCAGGCACCGCTCCTCGACAGCGGTACTCTGCTGCTCTTGACCCTGCTGCTGCTGGGCGGCGCCTGCGGCAAGTCGGCGCAGCTGCCGCTTATGACCTGGCTGCCCGACGCCATGGCCGGGCCGACGCCGGTGTCGGCTCTGATTCATGCGGCGACCATGGTCACGGCCGGGGTCTATCTGTTGTGCCGGCTCTTTCCCCTGATATCGCTCTCGCCCACGGGGCTGGCGTGCATCGCCCTGGTCGGGGCTCTCACCGCCCTTTACGCGGCCAGTTGCGCCCTGGTGCAGACGGACATCAAGCGGGTTCTGGCGTTCTCGACCATGAGCCAGGTCGGTTTCATGATGCTCGCGGTTGGGGTGGGCAGCGTTTCGGCGGCCCTCTTTCACCTGCTCACCCATGCCTTTTTCAAGGCGCTGCTGTTTTTGGCCGCCGGCTGCGTCATTCACCTGGCCGCCGGGGAAAACGACCTCACCAGGTTGGGCGGGATGCGCAAGGAGTCGCCTTTTCTGTTCTGGATGTTTCTGATCGGGGTGCTGTGCCTGGCCGGAGCGCCCCTGACCGGCGGGTTTTTCTCCAAGGACGGCATTCTGCTGGCGGATTTCGCGCGCGCCACCCCCTTTTATTGGACGACCTGGGCCCTGAGCAGTCTGACCGCCCTGCTGACCTCCATTTACGCGTTTCGCCTGCTCTACCTGGTGTTTCTCGGTGAGCCGCGCGACCGTCGCACCAAGAGCCCCTATCTGCCCGATACGATGCGCTGGACCCTGCCGCCCCTGGCCCTGGCCGGGCTTCTGGGCGGGTTGCTCAATCTGCCGCCTCTGTTCGGCGGTACCGAGCGGCTGACGATGTTTCTCGGTGACCTGGCCGGGGCGACCCTGCACGTGGGGCTGGCCGTCGAATGGTTTTTGCTGCTGCTGGCCACGGCGCTCTTTGCCCTCGGCTGGGCCCTGGTGCATCTGCGCCTGCGCTACGAACTGCGCTCGCCCAGCGGTAGGTTCGGCGATTTTCTCCTGCGCGCCTGGCGGGTCGACGATCTGGTGGCGCGACTGGTGGTGCGCCCCTTTCAGTGGGTGGGTGAAGTCTTGTGGCTCTGGGGCGACCGCCGCCTGATCGACGGCGCCGTGGAGGGAACGGGCCGCTTGTGCCTGGCCGGGGGCGAGTTGCTGCGCCGCTGGACCACGGGGCGCCTCAGCACCTATCTCTATAGCCTGGCCGGCGGCGCGGCGGCCATCCTGATATATCTGCTGATCCGGGCCTGGTGA
- a CDS encoding NADH-quinone oxidoreductase subunit J family protein, which yields MASIIFYILGFNALAATALCITRRNPVHAVVYLVQALFALALMFYLLGAPLVAAWEVIIYAGGIMVLFLFVIMMFELAPDSPETQGPGWRRWGPVVGLSLVILGCTLALIALAAPPREVPAFWVSPRAFGVALFEHYALAVQVISFQLLYAAVGAYYLGKGALRRAGEEAEP from the coding sequence ATGGCTTCCATCATTTTCTACATTCTCGGCTTCAACGCCCTGGCGGCCACCGCCCTGTGCATCACCCGGCGCAATCCGGTGCATGCCGTGGTCTACCTGGTCCAGGCCCTGTTCGCCCTGGCGCTCATGTTCTACCTGCTCGGTGCGCCCCTGGTGGCGGCCTGGGAGGTGATTATCTACGCCGGGGGGATCATGGTGCTGTTTTTGTTTGTCATCATGATGTTCGAGCTGGCGCCCGACAGCCCCGAGACCCAAGGGCCGGGCTGGCGGCGCTGGGGACCGGTGGTGGGTCTGTCCCTGGTGATTCTCGGCTGTACCCTGGCCCTGATCGCCCTGGCGGCCCCGCCGCGCGAGGTGCCGGCCTTCTGGGTGTCGCCGCGCGCCTTCGGCGTCGCGCTTTTCGAGCACTACGCCCTGGCGGTGCAGGTAATCTCCTTTCAGCTGCTCTATGCGGCGGTGGGTGCCTACTACCTCGGCAAGGGCGCCCTGCGCCGTGCCGGCGAGGAGGCTGAGCCATGA
- a CDS encoding NADH-quinone oxidoreductase subunit N, which produces MTWNDLIALSPILILALSSAALLLAGAWWPRRQALMGLGCLAALSAALVAGVLEPPTEEISALFSAGPYARYFTLLWSLVAALTLLISLRYGRERRFSAGEYSALVLFAAAGMALLSSAISLVGLFLGLEAFTLVLYILIAFHRREERGAEAALKYLVLGAVATGFLAFGIALIYTSSGTFLLPEALAGLDPQGGLRPLALLGWGMLLVALGFKLSLVPFHLWTPDVYQGAPVPVTGLLATGSKGAVLAVLVTLGAGLESGWAELRPLLGVLCALSLLVGTLCALRQDNLKRLLAYAAVVQMGYLLLALMAEGGAGSGALIFYLTAYVVMSLGVFAVIASFSSAAGEAQALEDYRGLGLRHPLRGAALAVFLLALAGIPPTAGFMGKFVIFVAALEAGLVLLVVVGVVASLISVYYYLRVVIVLFSPDAEEAGLSPARGEESFVIAFCLAATLILGILPGPLLGVIAALIP; this is translated from the coding sequence ATGACCTGGAACGACCTCATCGCTCTTAGCCCGATCCTGATTCTTGCCCTAAGCTCGGCGGCCCTGCTTTTGGCCGGTGCCTGGTGGCCGCGCCGGCAGGCGCTCATGGGGCTGGGCTGCCTGGCGGCCCTGAGCGCCGCGTTGGTCGCCGGTGTCCTCGAGCCGCCCACCGAGGAGATCAGCGCCTTATTCTCCGCCGGCCCCTATGCGCGCTATTTCACCCTGCTCTGGTCCCTGGTCGCCGCCCTCACCCTGCTCATATCACTTCGTTACGGCCGGGAGCGGCGTTTTTCCGCGGGCGAGTACAGCGCCCTGGTACTGTTCGCAGCAGCGGGGATGGCCCTGCTGTCCAGCGCCATCTCCCTGGTCGGGCTGTTTCTCGGCCTGGAGGCCTTCACCCTGGTGCTCTATATCCTCATCGCCTTTCACCGCCGGGAGGAGCGCGGCGCCGAGGCGGCTCTCAAATATCTGGTTCTGGGCGCGGTGGCGACCGGGTTTCTGGCCTTCGGCATCGCCCTGATCTACACCTCCTCGGGCACCTTTTTGCTGCCCGAGGCCCTGGCCGGGCTTGATCCGCAGGGCGGCCTGCGTCCTCTGGCGCTGCTCGGCTGGGGCATGCTGCTGGTGGCCCTGGGCTTTAAGCTTTCCCTGGTTCCCTTTCACCTGTGGACCCCCGACGTCTATCAAGGCGCCCCGGTGCCCGTCACCGGCCTGCTCGCCACCGGCTCTAAGGGCGCGGTGCTGGCCGTTCTGGTGACGCTGGGAGCGGGTCTCGAATCGGGATGGGCGGAGCTGCGGCCGCTGTTGGGGGTGCTGTGCGCGCTCTCGCTGCTGGTCGGCACCCTGTGCGCCCTGCGCCAGGACAACCTCAAGCGCCTGCTCGCCTATGCGGCGGTGGTCCAGATGGGATATCTGCTGCTGGCGCTTATGGCCGAGGGCGGCGCCGGGTCAGGCGCGCTGATTTTTTATCTCACCGCCTATGTGGTGATGAGTCTGGGCGTTTTTGCCGTCATCGCCTCCTTTTCCAGCGCTGCGGGCGAAGCCCAGGCGCTGGAGGATTATCGCGGTCTCGGTCTGCGCCATCCCCTGCGCGGCGCGGCCCTGGCGGTGTTTCTCCTGGCGCTGGCGGGCATTCCGCCGACGGCGGGTTTCATGGGCAAGTTCGTCATCTTCGTCGCCGCCCTCGAAGCTGGTTTGGTGCTGCTGGTCGTGGTGGGGGTGGTCGCTTCCCTGATCTCGGTCTATTACTACCTGCGCGTGGTGATCGTTTTGTTCTCGCCAGACGCGGAGGAGGCAGGGTTGAGTCCCGCCCGCGGGGAGGAAAGTTTCGTCATCGCATTTTGCTTGGCGGCGACCCTGATTCTCGGTATCCTTCCGGGTCCGCTGCTCGGGGTCATCGCCGCGTTGATCCCCTGA
- the nuoK gene encoding NADH-quinone oxidoreductase subunit NuoK encodes MIVPMTHILAISAAMFVMGLACVLAQRNLIRILIGFEIMLNAVGLTLVGASALWQKVDGQIFVIFLMAVTSAEVAIALALVVYLRRRKATLEADAYAGMKG; translated from the coding sequence ATGATCGTGCCCATGACCCACATCCTCGCCATCTCGGCCGCCATGTTCGTCATGGGGCTGGCCTGCGTGCTGGCGCAGCGCAACCTGATCAGGATTCTGATCGGCTTCGAGATCATGCTCAACGCCGTGGGGCTGACCCTGGTGGGCGCCTCGGCCCTGTGGCAGAAGGTCGACGGGCAGATCTTCGTGATTTTCCTCATGGCCGTCACCTCGGCGGAAGTCGCCATTGCCCTGGCCCTGGTGGTCTACCTGCGGCGCCGCAAGGCGACCCTTGAGGCCGATGCCTATGCCGGGATGAAAGGCTGA
- the nuoG gene encoding NADH-quinone oxidoreductase subunit NuoG has translation MPKLTIDNRSVEVPHGTSVLEAAKQLGIVIPHFCYHEALGAVGSCRLCAMSFEEGPVLGVQMACMVPVQDGMVVSTTDRTVVELRAHVVEWLMMNHPHDCPVCDAGGECQLQDMTLAGGHSRRRYRGRKRTYRNQDLGPFIAHEMNRCIQCYRCVRTYQDYCGGDDFGVLGSRQRVYFGRFRDGPLESPFSGNLVDVCPTGVLTDKTFRFKSRFWDLQEAPSICPHCSLGCATIPGARHRELQRIRAGVNRRTNGFFICDRGRFGYDHVNHPERPRAPRLFGEQTSWPQALQVLKAALAEILAVQGPGAVAFLGSPRASLEANFQLLRWARSLGGERIVFNPHGPRDRAARILTQVGSEQQRSLGDLRSSDLIVLVGVDPLAEAPVLALAVRQAVRSGARALLLDPRPVKLPFRAAHLPLPPDRLRAALRALGAEDWSAFSRQQGVFLEGARKALDRARRPVLVGGGDLLGAPGLDELAHLAQTLSSAERPCGFMGIAVGPNSYGAALLAAAGPDFDDLLQAAAAGEVKALVCLEADPLSQSADPAQAAEALKGLELLAVLDYLPTPTARVADIFLPTTAPAESAGCFVNNEGRMQAFDPVLAPGIPLRETGAGDHPPRVFSAETPGALPRHAWDVLGELLGEQISLSAVRSAMEADEPRLSGLAALASDGEGVRAAAPAAPTEARSGAGVGEKEAAPQGEFNLLVCEDLFGSEEIGGYSAPLDGVRPAPCVQLHVEDAARLNILAGQKVRLLAADQELVLPAVLSAQGAPGTVVVPRVRGGVTATLVPGGGARFCRIEAEARHD, from the coding sequence ATGCCCAAACTGACCATCGACAACCGCAGCGTCGAGGTGCCTCACGGCACCAGCGTACTCGAGGCTGCGAAACAGCTGGGGATCGTCATTCCCCACTTCTGCTACCACGAGGCCCTGGGGGCGGTGGGCTCGTGTCGATTGTGCGCCATGAGCTTCGAGGAGGGACCGGTGCTGGGCGTGCAGATGGCGTGCATGGTGCCCGTGCAGGACGGCATGGTGGTTTCGACCACCGACCGCACCGTGGTGGAACTGCGCGCTCACGTGGTCGAGTGGCTGATGATGAACCATCCCCACGATTGCCCGGTGTGCGATGCCGGGGGCGAATGCCAGTTGCAGGACATGACCCTGGCCGGCGGCCATTCGCGGCGGCGCTATCGTGGCCGCAAGCGCACCTACCGCAACCAGGATCTCGGACCCTTCATCGCCCATGAGATGAACCGCTGCATCCAGTGTTATCGCTGCGTGCGCACCTACCAGGATTACTGTGGCGGCGACGACTTCGGCGTTCTCGGCAGCCGCCAGCGCGTCTATTTCGGCCGCTTTCGGGACGGCCCCCTGGAGAGCCCGTTCTCGGGCAATCTGGTCGATGTGTGCCCGACGGGCGTGCTGACGGACAAGACCTTTCGCTTTAAAAGCCGCTTCTGGGATCTGCAGGAGGCACCCTCCATCTGCCCGCACTGCTCCCTGGGCTGCGCCACCATTCCCGGGGCGCGCCACCGGGAACTGCAACGCATTCGCGCCGGCGTCAATCGCCGCACCAACGGGTTTTTCATCTGTGATCGCGGCCGTTTCGGCTACGACCACGTCAACCATCCCGAGCGGCCGCGCGCGCCGCGCCTGTTCGGTGAGCAAACTTCCTGGCCCCAGGCGCTGCAAGTCCTCAAGGCGGCCCTGGCCGAAATCCTCGCCGTCCAAGGCCCAGGTGCGGTGGCGTTTCTCGGTTCGCCGCGCGCCTCCCTGGAGGCCAATTTCCAACTGCTGCGCTGGGCGCGTAGTCTGGGCGGCGAGCGCATCGTCTTCAATCCCCATGGTCCGCGCGATCGCGCGGCGCGGATTCTCACCCAGGTGGGCTCGGAGCAGCAGCGCAGCCTCGGCGATTTGCGCAGCAGCGATCTGATCGTGCTGGTCGGGGTCGATCCCCTCGCCGAGGCGCCGGTGCTGGCCCTGGCGGTGCGCCAGGCGGTGCGCTCCGGAGCGCGCGCTCTGCTGCTCGATCCACGCCCGGTGAAACTGCCCTTCCGTGCCGCGCATCTGCCTCTGCCGCCGGATCGGTTGCGCGCCGCCCTGAGGGCCTTGGGTGCTGAGGACTGGTCAGCCTTCAGCCGCCAACAGGGGGTGTTTCTCGAAGGGGCGCGCAAGGCCCTGGACAGGGCAAGGCGGCCGGTGCTGGTGGGCGGCGGCGATCTGCTCGGGGCGCCGGGATTGGATGAGCTGGCGCATCTGGCGCAAACACTGAGCAGCGCCGAACGCCCCTGTGGATTCATGGGAATCGCCGTCGGGCCCAACAGCTACGGCGCGGCGCTTCTCGCCGCGGCCGGGCCCGATTTCGACGATCTGCTCCAGGCGGCCGCTGCCGGGGAGGTAAAAGCGCTGGTGTGCCTGGAAGCCGATCCCCTGAGCCAGTCGGCAGATCCTGCCCAAGCCGCCGAGGCGCTCAAGGGGCTGGAACTGCTCGCGGTGCTCGATTATCTGCCCACACCCACGGCGCGGGTCGCCGACATTTTTTTGCCGACCACCGCCCCGGCGGAAAGCGCCGGCTGCTTCGTCAACAATGAGGGGCGCATGCAGGCTTTTGATCCGGTGCTGGCGCCCGGCATCCCGCTGCGCGAAACCGGCGCGGGCGACCATCCGCCGCGGGTTTTTTCCGCCGAGACGCCCGGCGCTTTGCCGCGACACGCCTGGGACGTGCTAGGCGAATTGCTGGGAGAGCAAATTTCACTGAGCGCCGTGCGTTCGGCCATGGAAGCCGATGAGCCGCGCCTATCCGGATTGGCCGCTCTTGCGTCGGACGGCGAAGGTGTGCGTGCGGCCGCGCCTGCCGCGCCGACCGAAGCCCGGAGCGGGGCAGGGGTGGGGGAGAAAGAGGCGGCTCCGCAGGGGGAGTTCAACCTGCTGGTCTGCGAGGATCTGTTCGGCAGCGAGGAGATCGGCGGCTACTCCGCGCCCCTGGATGGGGTGCGGCCCGCGCCCTGCGTGCAGCTGCACGTCGAGGATGCCGCCCGCCTGAACATCCTGGCGGGACAAAAAGTGCGGCTGCTCGCGGCGGACCAGGAGCTGGTGCTGCCTGCGGTCCTCAGTGCCCAGGGCGCCCCCGGCACGGTGGTTGTGCCGCGGGTGCGGGGCGGTGTCACGGCAACCTTGGTGCCCGGCGGCGGCGCGCGGTTTTGCCGCATCGAGGCGGAGGCGCGCCATGACTGA